The following coding sequences lie in one Geitlerinema sp. PCC 9228 genomic window:
- the ltrA gene encoding group II intron reverse transcriptase/maturase codes for MDTSKTIGNNTVRLEWQDIDWKKVERHVFRLQKRIYQAKRRGNVTTVRGLQKLLLKSWSARMLAVRRVTQDNQGKKTAGVDGVKSLSPKARLSLAGRLKLNSKAKPARRVWLPKPGKAEKRPLGIPTMYDRALQALVKMVIEPQWEAKFEPNSYGFRPGRSCHDAIDAIYLSIKQKAKWVLDADISKCFDKIDHAKLLDKLETFPAIRRQVRAWLNAGVIDAGQLYPTNEGTPQGGVISPLLANIALHGMEESIKDLVERLPGKGGRSVRRNAVSLIRYADDFVIIHENQDVINECRDHISDWLKGMGLELKEAKTTITHTLEGDDPGFDFLGFNIQQHKVGKYKTGNNTKGKPLGFKTIIKPSRKAIQTHYEKIKGIIDSHKATPQEGLIRHLNPVIRGWCNYYSTVVSKETFFYLDALLYWKLAKWGRKRHPNKTEKWVARKYWQTIGNHRWAFATRSETNPMRLRTHSETPIVRHVKVKGETSPYDGNLKYWSSRMGKQPGVPTRVSKLLKKQKGKCAHCGLTYREEDVMEIDHIVPKALGRKDKHDNLQLLHKHCHDAKTANDGSLGTHDKSQVVEEPDEAKVSSPVLKTSRVGDCPA; via the coding sequence ATGGATACGTCCAAAACGATTGGAAACAATACGGTGAGACTGGAATGGCAAGACATCGACTGGAAAAAGGTCGAGCGTCACGTCTTCCGCCTGCAAAAACGAATTTATCAAGCCAAGCGTCGTGGTAATGTCACTACAGTTCGTGGACTCCAGAAACTATTGCTAAAAAGCTGGTCAGCCAGAATGTTAGCGGTTCGTCGGGTAACACAAGACAATCAAGGTAAAAAGACGGCAGGAGTGGATGGGGTGAAATCCTTGTCCCCAAAAGCACGTCTGAGCCTTGCAGGTCGATTAAAACTCAACTCAAAAGCCAAACCCGCACGACGGGTATGGCTACCCAAGCCAGGGAAAGCTGAGAAGAGACCATTAGGAATACCCACGATGTACGACCGCGCACTTCAAGCCTTAGTCAAGATGGTAATCGAGCCCCAATGGGAGGCAAAGTTTGAACCCAATTCATATGGGTTCAGACCAGGAAGGTCTTGTCATGATGCAATTGATGCCATCTACCTATCCATTAAGCAAAAAGCAAAGTGGGTATTGGATGCCGACATCTCAAAATGCTTTGACAAGATTGACCACGCCAAACTGCTAGATAAACTCGAAACATTCCCAGCCATCAGAAGACAAGTACGGGCATGGCTAAATGCTGGTGTCATTGATGCCGGACAGCTATATCCTACAAATGAGGGCACACCTCAAGGAGGCGTTATCAGTCCCCTGTTGGCAAATATAGCCCTCCACGGCATGGAAGAAAGCATCAAGGACTTAGTGGAAAGACTGCCGGGAAAAGGTGGTCGAAGCGTAAGAAGGAATGCAGTGTCCCTAATCAGGTATGCTGACGACTTCGTAATAATCCACGAAAATCAAGATGTAATCAACGAATGCCGTGACCATATTTCAGATTGGCTGAAAGGAATGGGACTAGAGCTTAAAGAGGCAAAAACAACCATCACTCATACTTTAGAGGGAGATGACCCAGGATTTGATTTTCTCGGTTTCAATATACAACAGCATAAAGTCGGAAAATACAAAACCGGGAATAACACCAAGGGTAAGCCTCTAGGCTTCAAAACCATTATCAAACCCAGCAGAAAAGCCATCCAAACCCACTACGAGAAAATAAAAGGGATAATAGATTCGCACAAAGCAACCCCTCAAGAAGGGTTGATACGACATCTCAATCCAGTCATAAGGGGTTGGTGCAACTACTATTCCACCGTTGTGTCAAAAGAAACTTTTTTCTACCTGGACGCACTCCTTTACTGGAAGTTAGCTAAATGGGGAAGAAAGAGACATCCAAACAAAACAGAAAAATGGGTAGCTCGGAAATATTGGCAAACAATTGGTAATCATAGATGGGCATTCGCAACCCGCTCGGAAACCAATCCAATGCGATTAAGAACCCATTCAGAAACACCAATTGTACGCCACGTTAAGGTCAAAGGTGAAACCAGCCCATACGACGGCAATCTGAAATACTGGAGTTCAAGGATGGGTAAACAACCCGGAGTTCCTACAAGAGTATCAAAACTTTTGAAGAAACAAAAAGGGAAATGCGCCCATTGTGGACTGACATACCGTGAAGAAGATGTAATGGAAATCGACCACATCGTCCCAAAAGCTCTAGGCAGAAAGGACAAACACGACAACCTACAACTTCTTCACAAACACTGCCACGATGCAAAAACTGCCAACGATGGTAGTCTTGGTACTCATGACAAGAGCCAAGTTGTTGAGGAGCCGGATGAGGCGAAAGTATCAAGTCCGGTTTTGAAGACGAGTCGGGTGGGCGACTGCCCGGCTTAG